One part of the Halobacteria archaeon AArc-dxtr1 genome encodes these proteins:
- a CDS encoding metal-dependent hydrolase — MYREGHIGLNALLYSPVAVGLLVTGHVELAALGAVVAIGTSTLPDLDLVIPWIRHRGITHTVWFAVTVGLATGYLATFVPLSYEPTVLFAFGALVGAGGILGHLLGDAFTPLGVEPFRPLSNSHYTLGLFTAENWVANNVFLLVGAVALALSFNLWFGVV, encoded by the coding sequence ATGTACCGTGAAGGACACATTGGGCTGAACGCGCTCCTTTACTCACCGGTCGCTGTCGGCCTCCTCGTCACGGGTCACGTCGAGCTGGCGGCACTCGGCGCCGTCGTGGCGATCGGAACGTCGACGCTTCCGGATCTCGATCTCGTGATCCCCTGGATTCGACACCGCGGAATTACCCACACCGTCTGGTTTGCCGTCACCGTGGGTCTCGCGACCGGCTATCTCGCGACGTTCGTCCCGCTGTCGTACGAGCCGACCGTCCTGTTCGCATTCGGCGCCCTCGTCGGCGCTGGCGGCATCTTGGGCCATCTCCTCGGAGACGCATTCACGCCCCTCGGTGTCGAACCGTTCCGGCCACTCAGCAACTCTCACTACACGCTTGGTCTGTTCACTGCCGAAAACTGGGTTGCGAACAACGTCTTCTTGCTGGTCGGCGCAGTCGCATTGGCGCTCTCGTTTAATCTATGGTTCGGAGTCGTCTGA
- a CDS encoding YdcF family protein has translation MIVVALGHRLTDPTIHPHLRRRVNAAVDAYQATSASALLVSGGRRNEAVDRSEAAVMYEHARERGVPATRLLAEDHSLDTIGNAYFTRCLLDRREISPETLLLVTADQHADRAAFAFEQCFEDVEIDASVTVEAPRTESGHDEGEQSGAGPRTRMDRTRTFFEPVEPGDRIAIARRLVDTHDCYGPGDVADAVDETFPRRSV, from the coding sequence GTGATCGTCGTCGCATTGGGACACCGGCTCACCGATCCGACCATCCACCCACACCTCCGGAGACGCGTCAACGCTGCCGTTGACGCCTATCAGGCGACCAGCGCCTCGGCGTTGCTCGTCAGTGGCGGCCGGCGCAACGAGGCGGTCGACCGGTCGGAGGCGGCAGTGATGTACGAGCACGCTCGCGAGCGCGGCGTTCCGGCGACACGGCTCCTCGCGGAAGACCACTCACTCGATACGATCGGCAACGCCTACTTTACACGCTGTCTGCTCGATCGACGAGAGATATCTCCGGAGACCCTCCTACTGGTTACAGCCGACCAGCACGCAGACCGGGCCGCGTTCGCCTTCGAGCAGTGTTTCGAGGACGTCGAGATCGATGCGTCGGTTACTGTCGAGGCGCCACGAACCGAATCGGGCCACGACGAGGGAGAACAGTCAGGTGCAGGTCCTCGCACCCGTATGGACCGAACGCGGACCTTCTTCGAGCCAGTTGAACCAGGCGATCGGATCGCGATCGCCCGTCGACTCGTCGATACCCACGACTGCTACGGACCGGGCGACGTCGCCGATGCAGTCGACGAGACGTTCCCACGCCGTTCGGTTTAG
- a CDS encoding YihY/virulence factor BrkB family protein: MTVDGVKSTGLAVYRTASDRDLTYLAAGFAYYAFVSLIPLVLLAVVIGSLVDGEAAAEQLVVLAGDFLPDAGEDLVMDVLTTESGRAEATVVALLVAAWGALKVFRGLSLAFDRIYGTVEEDSFVDQLREGVIVLVAGVGGLALMFAVGTLLRLTPIPYVGVFGWFVLLFGLVVVFLPMYYVLPPISIGLREALPGAGVAAVGWVVLQAGFQLYAANAGQYEAYGALGAVLLFVTWLYLAGIVVLLGAVVNVVVSRPSLAA; encoded by the coding sequence ATGACCGTCGACGGAGTAAAGTCAACCGGGCTCGCCGTCTACCGGACTGCGAGCGATCGGGACCTGACGTACCTCGCGGCTGGATTCGCGTACTACGCGTTCGTCTCACTGATTCCGCTTGTCTTACTGGCAGTGGTAATCGGCTCGCTGGTCGACGGTGAGGCTGCCGCCGAACAGCTCGTCGTGCTGGCGGGGGACTTCCTTCCCGACGCCGGGGAAGACCTCGTGATGGACGTACTGACGACCGAGTCGGGCCGTGCTGAGGCGACCGTCGTGGCACTGCTCGTCGCCGCCTGGGGTGCCCTCAAGGTGTTTCGGGGGCTGAGCCTCGCGTTCGATCGGATCTACGGGACGGTCGAGGAGGATTCGTTCGTAGACCAGCTCCGGGAGGGAGTGATCGTCCTCGTTGCGGGAGTCGGCGGCCTCGCACTGATGTTCGCAGTCGGGACGTTGTTGCGGCTGACGCCGATTCCCTACGTCGGGGTGTTTGGCTGGTTCGTCCTCCTGTTCGGTCTGGTGGTGGTTTTTCTCCCGATGTACTACGTCTTGCCGCCGATTTCGATCGGGCTTCGAGAGGCGCTCCCGGGAGCGGGAGTGGCTGCCGTAGGCTGGGTGGTCCTGCAGGCGGGATTCCAGCTCTACGCGGCGAACGCAGGGCAGTACGAGGCCTACGGCGCGCTGGGTGCCGTCTTGTTGTTCGTTACGTGGCTCTACCTGGCCGGCATCGTGGTGTTGCTCGGAGCAGTCGTGAACGTCGTCGTGTCGCGTCCCTCGCTTGCGGCCTGA
- a CDS encoding CAP domain-containing protein — translation MDSHSPDRSPDDSTGARPQNDDTSPSDVIDWETPEYESEGTDTVARREASTSDTGTAGSIVRLLGTIGLVVVLVAGAITFGPAIVDELDRGPFSPGELPAPSGDPPETGDRDPDLVHPDDPNESSYETQVEVVSSATVEDFVHAEVNDRRADHGLESIDWDGTIASVSRAHSYDMSDRDYFAHTNPDGQEPHDRFQEVADYCQRYGENLALNHLDGPVEQPGNGGTVEYHTAEGIAEGLVDQWMNSTDHRAAILEENQTDSWDRGGVGVYITGSGEVYATHNFCIEADSFPITFTQ, via the coding sequence ATGGACTCACACTCCCCCGACCGTTCGCCGGACGATTCGACGGGGGCTCGTCCCCAAAACGATGACACCAGCCCGTCCGACGTCATCGACTGGGAGACACCCGAGTACGAAAGCGAGGGGACCGACACCGTCGCTCGCAGGGAGGCGTCGACGAGCGACACGGGCACAGCCGGGAGCATAGTACGCCTGCTCGGAACGATCGGGCTCGTCGTGGTGCTCGTCGCCGGAGCCATCACTTTCGGCCCGGCGATCGTCGACGAACTCGATCGGGGGCCGTTCTCGCCCGGTGAACTCCCCGCTCCGAGCGGCGACCCGCCGGAGACTGGCGACCGTGACCCAGATCTCGTCCATCCAGACGATCCGAACGAATCGAGCTACGAGACGCAAGTCGAGGTCGTCAGCTCGGCTACAGTCGAAGACTTCGTCCACGCCGAAGTCAACGACCGTCGTGCCGATCACGGGCTCGAGTCGATCGATTGGGACGGCACGATCGCGTCGGTGTCACGTGCCCACAGCTACGATATGTCCGATCGAGACTACTTCGCCCACACGAATCCCGACGGACAGGAACCCCATGATCGCTTCCAGGAAGTGGCTGACTACTGTCAACGGTACGGCGAAAACCTGGCACTGAACCACCTCGATGGCCCCGTCGAGCAGCCTGGCAACGGTGGAACGGTCGAGTACCACACCGCAGAGGGGATCGCCGAGGGGCTGGTCGATCAGTGGATGAACTCGACCGATCACCGCGCAGCGATCTTAGAGGAAAACCAGACTGACTCGTGGGACCGCGGCGGCGTCGGCGTCTACATTACCGGCTCGGGCGAGGTGTACGCGACGCACAACTTCTGCATCGAGGCCGACAGCTTCCCGATCACGTTTACCCAGTAA
- a CDS encoding lycopene cyclase domain-containing protein: MSLDISVLGRYTYLATELFWGAIAFVLLWRANALRRAGATILALYPIAYLWDRYTLAVGVFDIQLRTGVDVAGIPIEEHLFMAVVPGLVIGFHETIFGEPAMSPPESE, translated from the coding sequence ATGAGCCTCGATATCAGCGTTCTGGGCCGATACACGTATCTGGCCACCGAACTGTTCTGGGGGGCAATCGCGTTCGTCTTGCTGTGGCGTGCAAACGCACTTCGCCGCGCGGGCGCGACGATCCTCGCGCTGTACCCGATCGCGTACCTCTGGGATCGGTACACGCTCGCCGTCGGCGTCTTCGACATTCAGCTCCGGACCGGCGTCGACGTCGCCGGCATTCCGATAGAAGAACACCTCTTTATGGCCGTCGTTCCCGGACTCGTCATCGGGTTTCACGAGACGATCTTCGGCGAGCCGGCGATGTCGCCTCCCGAGTCGGAGTGA
- a CDS encoding CBS domain-containing protein — protein sequence MNIADIATTEYIDVDAGTRMGKVRSTFENGNPKGIIVTDDGEYEGVISEREVLQSHVEDDAKVAALIKPSRKAPAPKVDRHENVREVARVLIEGNSKVAPVFQNDELWGVITDDAILRAVLENLDALSVADIYTDDPVTVQEDDGIGKAINYLREHGISRLPVLNENGYLTGVVTTHDIADFVIRQNERMTTGDRVGDNDRMLDVPIYDIMNSPVQTTSLDATAREAVEQMLESDYAGLMVTPEDDDRIANGVITKTDVLRALTFTEEEHMDVQITNVSLLDTISRESVVESIQQVADKYQDMQVLHAHVRLHEHNEKLRGTPLIRAQIRLRTNKGQVAGTGEGYGAENAFRVALDKLERNVLEVKGVQSDEEYRGQLLRKLNEL from the coding sequence ATGAATATCGCTGATATCGCCACCACGGAGTACATCGACGTGGACGCCGGAACGCGAATGGGGAAGGTCCGTTCGACCTTCGAGAACGGAAACCCCAAGGGTATTATTGTCACTGACGACGGCGAGTACGAGGGCGTCATCAGCGAGCGGGAGGTCCTCCAGTCGCACGTCGAAGACGACGCCAAGGTGGCGGCGCTGATCAAGCCGAGTCGGAAGGCCCCCGCACCGAAAGTCGACAGACACGAGAACGTCCGGGAGGTCGCACGCGTCCTTATCGAGGGGAACTCGAAGGTTGCGCCGGTGTTCCAGAACGACGAGCTCTGGGGTGTGATCACCGACGACGCGATTCTCCGAGCCGTTCTCGAGAATCTGGATGCTCTGTCGGTTGCGGACATCTACACGGACGACCCGGTCACCGTCCAGGAAGACGACGGCATCGGGAAGGCGATCAACTACCTCCGCGAACACGGAATCTCGCGACTACCCGTCTTGAACGAGAACGGCTACCTCACCGGCGTCGTCACGACTCACGACATCGCCGACTTCGTCATCCGCCAGAACGAGCGGATGACCACCGGCGACCGAGTTGGAGACAACGACCGGATGCTCGACGTCCCGATCTACGACATTATGAACAGCCCGGTCCAGACGACCTCGCTCGACGCCACCGCCCGCGAGGCAGTCGAGCAGATGCTCGAGTCCGACTACGCGGGGTTGATGGTCACCCCAGAGGACGACGATCGGATCGCCAACGGCGTGATCACCAAAACCGACGTGCTCCGGGCGCTGACCTTCACCGAAGAAGAGCACATGGACGTCCAGATCACGAACGTCTCGCTGCTCGACACCATCAGCCGAGAGTCGGTCGTCGAAAGCATCCAGCAGGTGGCCGATAAGTACCAGGACATGCAGGTGCTTCACGCACACGTGCGCTTGCACGAACACAACGAGAAGCTCCGTGGGACCCCCCTGATCCGCGCCCAGATTCGGCTGCGGACGAACAAGGGACAGGTCGCCGGAACCGGCGAAGGGTACGGCGCCGAAAACGCCTTCCGCGTCGCCCTCGATAAACTCGAGCGCAACGTCTTAGAGGTGAAGGGCGTCCAGAGCGACGAAGAGTACCGCGGTCAGTTGCTTCGGAAGCTAAACGAGCTGTAG
- a CDS encoding carboxypeptidase regulatory-like domain-containing protein — translation MSSSPTGRRWWVLVLAIVLATALLAPTGLGATGSAELDVGAGVESTTELAAIDERVEPSEDSSATIEPALENGSGEIDVLVRFAEADSQMLMTSADATRTLQAHAATEQSALERYAEATDGVSHHRSFWIANAALVTVDRDVTSLSALAAVDGVVALTENYETVPASATASQPASSDRGGTGPTPTSGGPNLGTQSHVTNDLAAINAPDVWETFDTRGAGTSIAVLDTGVDPSHSDIDLYTDDPDDPTYPGGWAEFNDDGEQIEASTPYDAGDHGTHVSGTVAGGDASGTAIGVAPETKLRHGKVLGEESGSMSAVYAGMEWAIEADVDVIAMSLGTSCQTYAQGSIAPIQNAREAGTVVIGSIGNDGEGCTGSPGNVYDTISVGATTTSGDIWEDSGGTIITTESAWGSDVPDHWPDEYVTPTVAAPGVSVHSAVPSGYDTKTGTSMAAPHVAGTVALMQSATDRVVGPDEIESALRETAWKPDGEPDDQDVRYGDGVIDAHAAVDDVATTATLTGTVTDDVTGAPISSATVTVDDREVTTASDGTYEVEGIDGGDEYAVTIEADGYESSDEDRFIDDGETTVHDVSLAGDAAIELDVTDAHFGDQIADAAVEAEATAGERYPGTYDGDGTYTIPDVPGIDRYDVTIAAAGYQDVYPQLIVTEPGTVTEHVSMTGSGSIQVSVSDAVTEAGIEDATVAVEREDGATFEAPDETDSGGDLAVAVPGAEAAYDLSIDADGYHDAEPVSVTTSAEGDGSTAVELTGDGAVELDVTDAHFGDDISDATIEVSGEHGTYEGAYEGDGTYRIEAVPSVGGYDLTASAAGYDDGTTELDVTDAGTTVADPIALSGDATVEISAADAVTEAAIENATVAVEREDGATFEAHEETDSNGDLAVAVPGTEQAYAISVAADGYDPAEETKTIGPGDTVAHDVALAGDAAIELDVTDAHFADGIADADVTLSGSQGSYEGIHHEDGTYVIDNVPSLGNYDLTASADGYLDETVSVDVTDAGTTAADSVALSGDAAFEVDAADSVTEAAIENATVAVERADGATFEAPGEADADGMLSVTVPGTGEAYDVETAATGYEAETDATPSLGSGDEESIAIDLSGDAAVELDVTDAHFEDAITDVTVEASGERGTYPGSETDDGTLVVEALPSESAYELTAAADGYESEAVELTVADPGTTTADPIALSGAAAVEIAAADTVTETAIEAATITVERADGATFEAPGETDASGELDVIVSGAASAYDVSVGADGYETTTETAPVGEATDVTLAGDAAIELDVTDSHFTDAITDATVEGSGDQGTYEGTHDSDGTYRIDAVPSGGNYDLTVSAAGYDEESVAVDVTNPATTTAESVSLAGDATVEVVVASDGNEPVADATVTVERPDGSAFTVGDGTDADGEVTVTVPGTGDSYTLSAMAEGYEDGEVATDPVESGAVESITVTVASTESAIPGFGVGAAAVAVIAVGAGLAARRITTCP, via the coding sequence ATGTCGTCTTCGCCGACCGGTCGGCGGTGGTGGGTGCTCGTGCTGGCGATCGTTCTCGCCACAGCACTCCTCGCACCGACCGGGCTCGGAGCAACAGGAAGCGCCGAACTCGATGTGGGCGCCGGAGTAGAATCGACCACGGAACTCGCTGCCATCGACGAACGTGTGGAGCCCAGCGAGGACAGCTCGGCGACGATCGAACCAGCGCTCGAGAACGGAAGCGGAGAGATAGATGTGCTGGTCCGGTTCGCGGAGGCCGACAGCCAGATGCTAATGACGAGCGCCGACGCGACGCGCACGCTACAGGCCCACGCCGCCACGGAACAGAGCGCCCTCGAACGCTACGCCGAGGCGACCGACGGTGTGAGTCACCACCGAAGCTTCTGGATTGCGAACGCTGCGCTCGTCACCGTCGATCGCGACGTGACGTCGCTCTCTGCGCTTGCGGCCGTCGACGGCGTGGTTGCGCTGACCGAAAACTACGAAACGGTGCCAGCGAGCGCAACTGCCAGCCAGCCAGCCTCCTCCGACAGGGGCGGAACCGGGCCAACACCAACTTCCGGCGGGCCGAATCTCGGCACGCAGAGTCACGTCACGAACGATCTCGCGGCGATCAACGCACCGGACGTCTGGGAGACCTTCGACACGCGCGGAGCGGGCACCTCGATTGCGGTCCTCGATACCGGCGTCGATCCGTCCCACTCGGATATCGACCTCTACACCGACGATCCGGACGATCCGACGTACCCCGGCGGATGGGCGGAGTTCAACGACGACGGAGAACAGATCGAAGCGTCGACACCGTACGACGCTGGCGACCACGGTACGCACGTCAGCGGTACGGTTGCCGGCGGTGACGCGAGTGGGACGGCGATTGGCGTCGCACCGGAGACCAAGCTCCGGCACGGAAAAGTACTGGGCGAAGAAAGCGGGTCGATGAGTGCTGTGTATGCTGGGATGGAGTGGGCGATCGAAGCCGACGTCGACGTGATCGCGATGAGTCTCGGAACCTCCTGCCAGACGTATGCACAGGGGAGCATCGCCCCCATCCAGAACGCCCGCGAGGCTGGAACGGTGGTAATCGGCTCGATCGGAAACGACGGCGAGGGCTGTACCGGCTCGCCGGGGAATGTCTACGACACGATAAGCGTCGGGGCGACGACGACCAGCGGCGACATTTGGGAGGACTCGGGCGGCACCATCATTACCACCGAATCCGCGTGGGGATCGGACGTTCCAGACCACTGGCCCGACGAGTACGTCACGCCGACAGTCGCCGCACCGGGTGTCAGCGTTCACAGCGCAGTTCCCAGTGGGTACGATACAAAGACCGGAACGAGCATGGCCGCACCTCACGTCGCCGGCACGGTTGCACTCATGCAGTCGGCGACCGACCGGGTGGTAGGGCCCGACGAGATCGAGTCGGCACTGCGCGAGACTGCCTGGAAGCCCGACGGAGAGCCGGACGACCAAGACGTTCGGTACGGTGACGGGGTGATCGACGCCCACGCAGCTGTTGACGACGTGGCGACGACGGCCACGCTCACCGGCACCGTCACCGACGACGTGACCGGCGCGCCGATCAGCAGCGCGACCGTCACGGTCGACGATCGCGAGGTGACGACCGCAAGCGACGGCACCTACGAGGTCGAGGGAATCGACGGTGGGGACGAGTACGCGGTCACAATCGAGGCAGACGGCTACGAGAGCAGCGACGAAGACCGGTTCATCGACGACGGCGAGACGACCGTCCACGACGTCTCGCTGGCGGGTGACGCCGCCATCGAACTGGACGTCACCGACGCCCACTTCGGCGATCAGATCGCTGACGCGGCCGTCGAGGCTGAGGCGACGGCAGGAGAGCGCTACCCGGGAACGTACGACGGCGACGGCACCTATACGATTCCGGACGTTCCCGGTATCGATCGGTACGACGTCACCATTGCCGCAGCCGGCTATCAGGACGTATATCCACAACTCATCGTCACCGAGCCAGGGACCGTTACCGAGCACGTCTCCATGACCGGCTCCGGGTCGATCCAGGTGTCGGTGTCGGACGCGGTGACAGAGGCTGGGATCGAAGATGCAACTGTCGCGGTCGAGCGCGAAGATGGCGCCACGTTCGAGGCGCCCGACGAAACCGATAGCGGCGGCGACCTCGCTGTCGCCGTTCCCGGGGCCGAAGCAGCATACGATCTGAGTATCGACGCGGACGGATACCACGACGCAGAGCCAGTGTCGGTGACGACCTCCGCGGAGGGTGACGGGTCTACTGCGGTCGAACTGACGGGCGATGGAGCCGTCGAACTCGACGTCACCGACGCCCACTTCGGAGACGACATTTCCGACGCGACCATCGAGGTGTCGGGCGAACACGGAACCTACGAAGGCGCCTACGAGGGCGACGGCACGTACCGGATCGAAGCCGTTCCAAGCGTCGGCGGCTACGATCTCACGGCGAGCGCGGCGGGTTACGACGACGGAACGACCGAACTCGACGTCACGGACGCCGGCACGACGGTCGCTGATCCGATCGCGCTCTCCGGCGACGCGACGGTTGAGATTTCCGCCGCCGACGCGGTGACTGAGGCGGCAATCGAGAACGCCACCGTCGCGGTTGAGCGCGAGGACGGCGCTACGTTCGAAGCGCACGAGGAAACCGATAGCAACGGCGATCTCGCCGTTGCCGTTCCCGGCACCGAACAGGCGTACGCGATCTCGGTTGCAGCCGATGGGTACGACCCCGCTGAGGAGACCAAAACGATCGGACCTGGCGACACTGTCGCCCACGATGTCGCACTCGCCGGCGACGCCGCCATCGAACTCGACGTCACCGACGCCCACTTTGCGGATGGAATCGCCGACGCGGATGTCACGCTCTCGGGTTCCCAGGGTTCCTACGAGGGAATTCATCACGAAGACGGCACCTACGTGATCGACAACGTCCCCAGCCTCGGAAACTACGACCTCACCGCGAGCGCCGATGGATACCTCGACGAGACGGTCTCGGTCGACGTCACGGACGCCGGCACGACAGCCGCCGATTCGGTTGCCCTCTCAGGCGATGCGGCGTTCGAGGTCGACGCCGCCGACTCGGTGACCGAGGCTGCGATCGAGAACGCGACCGTCGCAGTCGAGCGCGCAGACGGCGCTACGTTCGAGGCGCCCGGCGAAGCCGATGCCGACGGAATGCTCTCGGTGACCGTGCCCGGAACAGGGGAGGCGTACGACGTTGAGACGGCAGCCACGGGCTATGAGGCGGAAACCGACGCGACGCCGTCGCTCGGAAGCGGTGACGAGGAATCGATCGCAATCGACCTTTCCGGTGACGCGGCCGTCGAATTGGACGTGACCGATGCCCATTTCGAGGACGCGATTACCGACGTGACCGTCGAGGCCAGCGGAGAGCGAGGAACCTACCCCGGTTCCGAGACGGACGACGGCACGTTGGTCGTCGAAGCGCTACCCAGCGAGAGCGCCTACGAGCTGACGGCCGCTGCCGATGGCTACGAGTCCGAGGCAGTGGAGCTGACCGTCGCTGATCCGGGGACGACGACCGCCGATCCGATCGCGCTCTCGGGAGCCGCGGCGGTCGAGATCGCAGCCGCCGACACGGTGACAGAAACCGCGATCGAAGCTGCGACCATCACGGTCGAGCGCGCAGACGGCGCCACGTTCGAGGCGCCCGGCGAAACCGACGCCAGCGGCGAGCTCGATGTGATCGTTTCCGGAGCAGCGTCGGCTTACGACGTGTCCGTCGGTGCCGATGGCTACGAGACGACCACCGAGACGGCCCCGGTCGGTGAGGCAACCGACGTCACGCTCGCCGGCGACGCCGCCATCGAACTCGACGTGACCGATTCCCACTTCACCGACGCGATTACCGACGCGACCGTCGAGGGGTCCGGGGACCAGGGGACCTACGAGGGAACTCACGACAGCGACGGCACGTACCGGATCGACGCCGTTCCGAGCGGGGGCAACTACGACCTCACCGTAAGCGCAGCGGGCTACGACGAGGAATCGGTCGCAGTCGACGTCACGAACCCCGCCACGACGACCGCAGAATCGGTCTCGCTCGCAGGCGACGCGACGGTAGAGGTCGTCGTCGCATCCGACGGGAACGAGCCAGTTGCAGACGCGACGGTGACTGTCGAACGCCCCGACGGCTCGGCGTTCACAGTCGGCGACGGGACCGACGCCGACGGCGAGGTGACGGTCACGGTTCCTGGAACCGGCGATAGCTACACCCTCAGTGCTATGGCCGAGGGCTACGAGGACGGCGAGGTGGCGACCGATCCCGTCGAAAGCGGCGCGGTCGAGTCGATAACCGTCACGGTCGCGAGCACCGAGAGCGCGATTCCCGGCTTCGGTGTCGGCGCCGCAGCCGTCGCGGTGATCGCGGTCGGCGCTGGACTGGCGGCACGACGGATAACAACCTGTCCGTGA
- the radB gene encoding DNA repair and recombination protein RadB produces the protein MNDERIPTGCDPIDELLEGGFERGTVTQLYGPPAAGKTNLALSGAVETAAAGATAVYIDTEGVSVDRFQQLLSARVEDVEAVASRIVIEDALDFGEQEEAVRDAAEFAPQADLIVLDSATGFYRLERTGGGDDGEALRSVTRQVTHLLSLARKHDLAVVLTNQVFADPDGDRTRALGGNTLEHWTGTVLRIDRFRGGNRRATLEKHRSKPAGESATFQITETGLSSSETGGA, from the coding sequence GTGAACGACGAGCGGATTCCGACCGGGTGTGACCCGATCGACGAGCTACTCGAGGGGGGATTCGAACGGGGGACCGTCACGCAGCTGTACGGTCCGCCGGCAGCGGGAAAGACGAATCTCGCGCTCTCGGGAGCCGTCGAAACGGCAGCAGCGGGCGCGACAGCGGTGTACATCGATACCGAGGGTGTCTCAGTCGACCGCTTTCAGCAACTCCTTTCGGCTCGCGTCGAGGACGTCGAGGCCGTCGCCTCTCGAATTGTCATCGAGGACGCACTTGACTTCGGCGAGCAAGAGGAGGCCGTCCGGGACGCCGCGGAGTTCGCGCCCCAGGCGGACCTGATCGTGTTGGACAGTGCGACCGGCTTCTACCGGCTCGAACGGACTGGGGGTGGCGACGACGGCGAGGCGCTGCGAAGCGTCACCCGGCAGGTAACCCACCTGCTCTCACTGGCACGAAAGCACGATCTCGCGGTCGTGCTCACGAACCAGGTGTTCGCTGATCCGGACGGTGACCGAACCCGCGCACTGGGCGGGAATACGTTAGAACACTGGACTGGAACGGTACTCCGAATCGACCGGTTCCGCGGAGGGAACCGACGGGCGACTCTGGAGAAACATCGATCGAAGCCCGCAGGCGAGTCCGCGACGTTTCAGATCACGGAAACCGGCCTCAGCAGTAGCGAAACCGGCGGAGCCTGA
- a CDS encoding PGF-CTERM sorting domain-containing protein — MLLCALAVAVVASSAAIPVMGAVAESDEISEEPFLEPVPDADDDYFEAEASDGSWISYVNPRDEYRSPYLGEGSGKICVTLVNEAGEPVVGESVSETTVTIPTGDSLVWHTGADPLTVQYPLTDHYDRPLDADQFGTTDELPQGDGYLDSHCIEFHGLPEDGEIEYGEVMVDGAHADRIELAGYIQQDDQAWETDVDPIADAVSYEEAGGGWTYSEPESHGQVVAVLQLTADDSDGDSADGADDTGDDADDAASDDATAGPSDDAGDAADGAESDDPENHGDDDRTDSVEQAAGGDDPNDDDTLAGFATVLVLLATAVGAGVWYTTSRE; from the coding sequence ATGTTGCTCTGTGCCCTTGCCGTCGCCGTCGTCGCCAGCTCGGCAGCGATTCCGGTGATGGGGGCAGTGGCCGAATCCGACGAGATCTCCGAAGAACCGTTCCTCGAACCGGTCCCCGACGCCGACGACGACTATTTCGAGGCCGAAGCGAGTGACGGAAGCTGGATCAGCTACGTCAATCCGCGAGACGAGTACCGAAGTCCGTATCTGGGAGAGGGATCGGGGAAGATCTGCGTCACTCTGGTGAACGAAGCCGGCGAGCCCGTAGTCGGTGAGAGCGTCTCCGAGACGACAGTCACGATCCCGACGGGTGACTCGCTGGTCTGGCACACCGGTGCCGATCCACTGACCGTCCAGTATCCACTGACCGACCACTACGACCGGCCGCTTGATGCCGACCAGTTCGGCACGACCGACGAGTTACCCCAGGGCGACGGCTACCTGGACAGTCACTGCATCGAGTTCCACGGGCTCCCCGAGGATGGTGAGATCGAGTACGGTGAAGTGATGGTCGACGGTGCCCACGCCGACCGGATCGAACTCGCGGGCTACATCCAGCAAGACGACCAGGCTTGGGAGACGGACGTTGACCCGATAGCAGATGCCGTCTCCTACGAGGAAGCCGGCGGCGGCTGGACGTATTCGGAGCCGGAATCACACGGCCAAGTCGTTGCCGTCTTACAGCTCACAGCCGACGATTCCGACGGCGACTCAGCTGATGGCGCGGACGATACTGGTGACGATGCAGACGACGCCGCTAGCGACGATGCCACTGCTGGCCCGAGTGACGACGCCGGCGACGCTGCTGACGGTGCCGAAAGCGACGACCCCGAGAATCACGGTGATGACGATCGCACCGACTCGGTCGAGCAGGCTGCGGGAGGTGACGATCCAAACGACGACGACACGCTGGCTGGCTTTGCGACGGTTCTCGTCCTCCTCGCGACTGCTGTGGGCGCCGGGGTGTGGTATACGACGAGCCGAGAGTAA